The following coding sequences are from one Mycobacterium bourgelatii window:
- a CDS encoding thioesterase family protein: protein MTIDDVALTPEPFFVEDGDFYVPNDMTRGPWGAAMGGQIVGGLLGWGIERSGVDADLQPARFTVDLLRPVLLKPVQIRTSVQREGRRIKLVDGTLVQNGKTVARASALFLRRGEHPGGEVWSAPAEMPPLPTSSEGFPADMPFLIWGYGTTTEGSPGIAAGEWEQAHSQKFAWTRVFRPMVQGYPLTPFTRLTFVGDVTSSLTHWGTEGLRYINADYTVTASRLPDGEYIGLAAQSHFGTAGVATGTAILFDQHGPLGTGSAQALGQPAEAFKPRYT from the coding sequence GTGACGATCGACGATGTCGCCTTGACGCCCGAGCCGTTCTTCGTTGAAGACGGAGACTTTTACGTTCCGAACGACATGACGCGGGGGCCGTGGGGTGCGGCGATGGGCGGTCAGATCGTCGGCGGCCTCTTGGGTTGGGGAATCGAGCGGTCCGGCGTGGATGCGGACCTGCAACCCGCTCGCTTCACCGTCGACCTGCTGCGGCCGGTTCTGTTAAAGCCCGTCCAGATTCGGACCTCCGTGCAACGGGAAGGCCGGCGCATCAAGCTCGTCGACGGCACCCTGGTACAGAACGGCAAGACCGTGGCACGAGCCAGCGCGTTGTTCCTGCGACGAGGTGAGCATCCCGGTGGAGAGGTGTGGTCGGCGCCCGCGGAGATGCCACCGTTGCCAACCAGCTCCGAGGGTTTCCCGGCCGATATGCCGTTTCTGATCTGGGGATACGGCACCACGACGGAGGGCAGTCCCGGCATCGCAGCCGGCGAGTGGGAGCAAGCCCACTCGCAGAAGTTCGCCTGGACGCGGGTATTCCGCCCGATGGTGCAGGGTTATCCCTTGACGCCGTTTACCCGCCTGACTTTCGTCGGTGACGTGACGAGTTCGCTAACGCACTGGGGCACAGAAGGATTGCGCTACATCAACGCCGACTACACCGTCACCGCGAGCCGGTTGCCGGACGGCGAATACATCGGCCTGGCCGCCCAAAGTCACTTCGGCACGGCCGGAGTTGCCACCGGCACCGCCATCCTGTTCGATCAGCACGGGCCCCTGGGCACCGGTTCGGCGCAGGCTCTCGGGCAGCCGGCGGAGGCGTTCAAGCCGAGGTACACCTAG
- a CDS encoding enoyl-CoA hydratase/isomerase family protein, producing the protein MSLVSYNLEDHIATITLNRPDAANAINGALRRELNAAWDRFRDEEDAWVGILTANGDVYCAGADLKDGEGAVGTFGGTFWEKPTINSFESGMELFKPTIAAVHGPCVGYGLTGVLFCDFVIASTEATFSYREVLLGMPTIVGAIRLPQRVRWSHAMELLLTGQPISAERALEIGLVWKLVEPQDLQAEARNWAQTLTAAAPLAQRATKEVAWRSANMGWIESVRFGETMRRVVGATQDLAEGFRAWQEKRKPDWQGR; encoded by the coding sequence ATGAGCCTGGTCAGCTACAACCTGGAAGACCACATCGCCACCATCACCCTCAACCGCCCAGATGCCGCTAACGCCATCAACGGTGCCCTGCGACGCGAGCTGAACGCGGCCTGGGACCGATTCCGCGACGAGGAGGACGCCTGGGTCGGGATCCTCACCGCCAACGGCGATGTCTATTGCGCCGGAGCCGACCTCAAGGACGGCGAGGGGGCGGTCGGCACTTTCGGTGGCACTTTCTGGGAGAAGCCGACGATCAACTCCTTCGAGAGCGGGATGGAGTTGTTCAAGCCGACCATCGCGGCCGTACACGGTCCCTGTGTCGGCTACGGGCTGACGGGCGTGCTGTTCTGCGACTTCGTCATCGCCAGCACCGAGGCCACGTTCTCCTACCGCGAGGTACTACTCGGCATGCCCACCATCGTCGGAGCCATCCGCCTACCCCAGCGAGTGCGCTGGTCACACGCGATGGAACTCCTGCTGACCGGGCAACCGATCAGCGCCGAGCGCGCTCTGGAAATTGGCTTGGTGTGGAAGCTGGTCGAACCCCAAGACCTGCAGGCCGAGGCCCGAAACTGGGCCCAAACCCTCACCGCGGCGGCACCTTTGGCCCAACGCGCCACCAAGGAGGTAGCGTGGCGAAGCGCCAACATGGGTTGGATCGAGTCGGTCCGCTTCGGCGAGACCATGCGCAGGGTGGTTGGGGCCACCCAGGACCTGGCCGAAGGTTTTCGCGCGTGGCAGGAAAAGCGCAAGCCCGACTGGCAAGGCCGCTGA
- a CDS encoding cytochrome P450 yields MDALVEKCDVSELPLAPRNPLPRWQQIKAIRAFHTGCATLRDAGGPVTRLAPIWMLPTLVITTSPKGARDVLSRSYPFVGRSQPIYTEHRRLFGGSLFNFEHDAWLPRRRALQPIFTKRHVTRFGGHMAECADKLSDAWCDAVEVDLDHECRRLTLQVLAQSMLGLDSDARADALLAEPIIAAANYMTDRAVRPVRAPWWLPTPARRRARAASAIINGLADDILRACRADPTRDAPLVRALIDVADPDTGRTLSDLDIRRELVVFLGAGYDTTATTLTYTLWALGRHPEVQDRVAAEVAAVGDRPLTADDVPRLSYTVQVLNEALRLCPPAPVATRMVTKDFEVDGYRVEAGSWAIVGIYAMHRDPALWDHPLVFDPDRFRRRNSKERDRWQYLPFGGGPRTCIGDHFAMLEATLGLATIIRNAEIQPLDDDFPLAVPFTMVAGAPIRARVRPRN; encoded by the coding sequence GTGGACGCGTTGGTGGAGAAGTGCGACGTCTCGGAACTGCCACTGGCACCAAGGAATCCGCTGCCCCGGTGGCAACAGATCAAGGCTATTAGGGCCTTTCACACCGGTTGTGCAACGCTGCGTGATGCGGGCGGACCGGTGACGCGTTTGGCCCCCATATGGATGCTGCCGACCTTGGTGATCACCACGTCACCCAAGGGCGCCCGAGACGTTCTCAGCCGTAGTTACCCATTTGTCGGTAGGTCGCAGCCCATCTACACCGAACACCGGCGACTCTTCGGCGGCTCGTTGTTCAACTTCGAACACGACGCGTGGCTGCCTCGGCGACGCGCACTGCAACCAATATTCACCAAACGGCATGTGACGCGGTTCGGCGGGCACATGGCCGAGTGCGCCGACAAGCTTTCGGATGCGTGGTGTGACGCCGTTGAAGTTGACCTCGATCACGAGTGTCGCCGGCTGACGCTGCAGGTGTTGGCTCAATCGATGCTCGGATTGGATTCCGACGCACGGGCCGATGCGCTGCTGGCGGAGCCGATCATCGCCGCCGCGAACTATATGACCGATCGCGCCGTACGGCCGGTCCGTGCCCCGTGGTGGCTGCCGACTCCCGCCCGGCGGCGCGCACGCGCTGCCAGTGCCATCATCAATGGGCTCGCCGACGACATTCTTCGAGCCTGCCGAGCCGACCCGACTCGTGACGCACCGCTAGTTCGCGCGCTGATCGACGTCGCGGACCCGGACACCGGACGGACGCTGTCCGACTTGGACATTCGCCGAGAACTGGTGGTATTCCTGGGGGCCGGGTATGACACGACGGCGACCACCCTGACATACACGCTATGGGCATTGGGCCGCCATCCTGAGGTACAGGACCGGGTTGCCGCGGAGGTCGCTGCAGTGGGCGACCGGCCATTGACCGCAGACGACGTCCCCCGGCTGAGTTACACGGTTCAGGTGCTGAACGAGGCGCTGCGCCTGTGCCCACCGGCGCCCGTGGCAACCCGGATGGTGACGAAGGATTTCGAAGTCGACGGTTACCGGGTCGAAGCTGGCAGTTGGGCGATAGTGGGGATCTACGCCATGCATCGCGACCCGGCGCTATGGGACCATCCGCTGGTGTTTGACCCGGACCGATTCCGCCGACGCAATTCCAAGGAACGGGATCGCTGGCAGTACTTGCCATTTGGCGGCGGACCGCGGACTTGCATCGGCGATCATTTCGCGATGCTCGAAGCGACCCTCGGTCTGGCGACCATCATCCGGAATGCCGAAATTCAACCGCTCGACGACGACTTTCCGCTGGCGGTGCCCTTCACCATGGTCGCCGGTGCCCCGATCCGAGCCCGCGTGCGGCCGCGGAACTGA
- a CDS encoding flavodoxin family protein yields the protein MPRLLIIHHTPSPHCQELFEAVLAGATDPEIEGVDVVRRPALTVSPVEMLEADGYLLGSPANLGYISGALKHAFDCAYYQLLDTTRGRPFGLYLHGNEGTEGAERAVDTITTGLGWVQAAETVVVSGKPSKADVEACWNLGATVAAQLMG from the coding sequence GTGCCGCGGCTGCTCATCATTCACCACACCCCGTCGCCACACTGCCAGGAGCTGTTCGAGGCGGTGTTGGCGGGCGCGACGGATCCGGAGATCGAGGGCGTCGATGTCGTACGCCGGCCTGCGCTCACGGTCTCCCCGGTCGAGATGCTGGAAGCCGACGGTTACCTGCTGGGCAGCCCGGCGAACCTGGGGTACATATCGGGGGCGCTCAAGCATGCCTTCGACTGCGCCTACTACCAACTGCTTGACACCACTCGGGGCCGCCCCTTCGGGCTGTACCTGCACGGCAACGAGGGCACCGAGGGCGCCGAGCGCGCAGTCGACACCATCACCACCGGCCTGGGCTGGGTGCAGGCCGCAGAGACCGTCGTGGTGTCGGGCAAACCCAGCAAGGCCGATGTCGAAGCATGCTGGAACCTCGGCGCGACCGTGGCCGCCCAGCTCATGGGCTGA